One segment of Anatilimnocola aggregata DNA contains the following:
- a CDS encoding anthranilate synthase component II, translating into MILLIDNYDSFTYNLVQRLGEIDASLDIQVHRNDQITCDEIEKLKPTHLIVSPGPCTPTEAGISVECIQRFMGKLPLLGVCLGHQSIGQATGGLIVRAKRLMHGKTDQIYHDGVGLFEGLPNPVTATRYHSLVIRPDTLNPDFIVSAWADAPDGSREIMAIRHKTMPLVGVQFHPESFLTEYGHQMLRQFLTMQVKR; encoded by the coding sequence ATGATTCTGCTGATCGATAACTACGACTCCTTCACCTACAACCTCGTGCAGCGGTTGGGGGAAATTGATGCATCGCTCGATATTCAAGTCCATCGCAACGACCAGATCACCTGCGACGAGATCGAGAAGTTGAAGCCGACACACTTGATTGTTTCGCCAGGTCCCTGCACGCCGACCGAGGCCGGTATTTCGGTCGAGTGCATTCAGCGGTTTATGGGAAAATTGCCGCTGCTCGGCGTATGCCTGGGGCATCAATCGATTGGGCAGGCGACCGGCGGCCTGATTGTGCGGGCTAAACGGCTGATGCACGGCAAGACCGATCAGATTTATCACGATGGGGTGGGTCTGTTCGAAGGGCTGCCAAACCCGGTAACGGCGACCCGTTATCACAGCCTGGTGATTCGTCCCGATACGCTGAATCCTGATTTCATTGTTTCTGCCTGGGCCGATGCTCCCGATGGTTCGCGGGAGATCATGGCCATTCGGCATAAAACGATGCCACTGGTCGGTGTGCAGTTTCATCCCGAGAGCTTCTTGACCGAATACGGCCACCAGATGCTGCGGCAATTCCTGACGATGCAGGTCAAGCGATGA
- a CDS encoding molybdopterin molybdotransferase MoeA — MISVEQALELVLQHAGKLQRCRQVNIEAALGCILAEDVVSDVDSPPHDKSIVDGYAIHEGDLSGENQLQIIEHIVAGLVPSRSLEKGLATQIMTGAPIPTGTAAVVMVEKTSTQNKGDLEFLSLTERSIRPGQNIVRRGQSMKLGDVVLRQGTLLRAIEIGLLAEVGRESVWTLIDPAVAILPTGDEIVPHTEKPPPGKIRNSNSSLLANLVMQAGGQPAESDIVPDHAETLLQAIEENLDCDAILLSGGVSAGVHDLVPAALAKAGVKQVFHHVNLKPGKPLWFGFFDRGDDRPPCLVFGLPGNPVSGLVCFELFVRPALQKMRWMKPRGLPIQRATLTVEHKHRGDRPSYWPAEYDSDSGQILPLSWQGSGDLRSLTGANALAYFPGGDRVWPVDEEVTVYLLPASS, encoded by the coding sequence ATGATCAGTGTCGAACAGGCCTTGGAACTGGTGCTGCAACATGCGGGCAAGCTGCAGCGCTGCCGGCAGGTGAATATCGAGGCAGCCTTGGGCTGCATCCTGGCCGAAGATGTGGTGAGTGATGTTGATTCGCCACCGCACGATAAGTCGATCGTCGATGGCTATGCAATTCATGAAGGGGATTTGAGCGGCGAGAACCAGTTGCAGATCATCGAGCACATTGTCGCCGGTCTCGTGCCGTCTCGTTCGTTAGAAAAAGGCCTTGCCACTCAGATTATGACCGGCGCGCCCATTCCCACTGGCACTGCTGCAGTGGTAATGGTGGAAAAGACGAGCACTCAAAACAAGGGAGATCTGGAGTTCTTGTCTCTCACCGAGCGGAGCATTCGTCCTGGGCAGAACATTGTGCGTCGCGGGCAGTCGATGAAGCTCGGCGACGTAGTGCTGCGGCAAGGAACGCTGCTGCGGGCGATTGAGATTGGGCTGCTCGCCGAAGTGGGGCGAGAAAGTGTGTGGACACTCATCGATCCAGCGGTTGCGATTCTTCCCACCGGCGACGAAATTGTTCCACATACGGAGAAGCCACCGCCGGGAAAGATTCGCAACAGCAACAGCAGTTTGCTGGCCAATCTGGTTATGCAAGCCGGTGGTCAGCCGGCAGAGAGCGACATCGTTCCCGATCATGCAGAAACACTACTCCAGGCGATTGAAGAGAATCTCGATTGCGATGCGATCTTGCTCTCGGGTGGCGTATCGGCTGGCGTACACGACTTGGTTCCAGCGGCCCTGGCCAAGGCTGGCGTAAAGCAGGTTTTTCATCACGTGAATTTGAAGCCAGGTAAGCCACTCTGGTTTGGCTTCTTCGATCGGGGCGACGATCGTCCCCCCTGTCTGGTATTCGGACTGCCGGGAAACCCGGTCAGCGGGCTGGTCTGCTTCGAGCTATTTGTGCGACCCGCCCTGCAGAAGATGCGGTGGATGAAGCCGCGTGGACTGCCTATTCAGCGGGCAACATTAACGGTGGAACATAAGCACCGGGGCGATCGCCCCTCCTATTGGCCCGCTGAATACGACTCCGATTCTGGGCAGATCTTGCCGTTGTCGTGGCAAGGGTCGGGCGACTTGAGGTCGCTGACGGGAGCCAATGCTCTGGCCTATTTTCCTGGCGGCGATCGGGTTTGGCCAGTCGACGAAGAGGTGACTGTCTACCTACTGCCTGCCAGTTCGTAA
- a CDS encoding FHA domain-containing protein gives MKLRLISQDPLASPREIVLEHFPADIGRGVDVSLRIDDRWISRRHCQLNIEGDDLVVRDLGSRHGTYVNGQAIEQVCLQPGNELCLGLSHFVVDLLREESLVPAGHDSGELDLPIRGNGRRVMAMAY, from the coding sequence GTGAAACTTCGCTTAATCAGCCAGGATCCCCTGGCATCGCCGCGTGAGATCGTGCTCGAACACTTCCCCGCTGATATCGGTCGGGGAGTGGATGTGTCGCTTCGCATCGACGACCGTTGGATCAGCCGGCGACACTGTCAGCTGAACATCGAAGGTGATGACCTGGTCGTCCGTGATCTTGGTTCGCGTCACGGCACCTACGTCAATGGTCAGGCAATCGAGCAGGTCTGCTTGCAGCCAGGCAACGAACTCTGCTTGGGGCTGAGTCACTTCGTCGTCGATCTGCTCCGCGAAGAATCGCTTGTCCCTGCCGGCCATGACTCCGGCGAACTCGACCTGCCCATACGGGGCAACGGCCGCCGCGTGATGGCAATGGCCTATTAG
- a CDS encoding type IV pilus assembly protein FimV, translated as MARRKGGEAGMNLDSLLDTLTNVVGVLVMVLMLTTLNVQSAVQRILDLDPSQLNVSAADLAKAQQQAEQLRKLREQLASKLPTVTTTEPSDNFGVLLAQIEALKKQKPAEIVPAEKLKETETKVDENEKKSKELATKLVATEEELARLKALLDKTEVVAAPPAKIVSLPNPRDAPAGATQYRIIVRDGQIVPFLPTEIRDRCKKQVELLLRQPAMKTKDGKIDCEKLVQTFNKNARVFDANFRVQLAVVNFNLYIVFELKPTGGESPKQATAASSNLRRGLKSLQTKHGDKFYIRFLVWNDSFDAYVAARSVCDEMGVLAGWEPYTVDYTWRESLGMTVPCEGQPPPPKPDPNAPAKPALPMGPTDTVD; from the coding sequence ATGGCAAGACGCAAGGGTGGCGAGGCCGGCATGAATCTCGATTCACTTCTCGACACACTCACCAATGTGGTGGGGGTGCTGGTGATGGTGCTCATGCTCACCACACTGAACGTCCAAAGTGCCGTGCAGCGAATTCTGGATCTCGATCCCTCACAGCTCAACGTTTCGGCCGCCGATCTCGCCAAGGCCCAGCAACAGGCAGAACAACTGCGAAAGCTGCGCGAACAGTTGGCCAGCAAGCTGCCCACTGTTACCACCACGGAACCATCGGATAACTTCGGTGTGCTCCTCGCCCAGATAGAAGCCTTGAAAAAGCAAAAGCCAGCGGAAATCGTCCCCGCCGAAAAGCTCAAAGAGACCGAAACGAAGGTCGACGAGAACGAGAAAAAGTCCAAAGAGCTTGCCACCAAATTGGTGGCTACCGAAGAAGAACTTGCGCGTTTGAAAGCTCTCCTCGACAAGACCGAAGTCGTTGCAGCGCCGCCGGCCAAGATTGTCAGCTTGCCGAATCCTCGCGATGCTCCCGCTGGCGCGACTCAATACCGAATCATCGTGCGCGATGGCCAGATTGTCCCCTTCCTCCCCACCGAGATTCGCGACCGCTGCAAAAAGCAGGTGGAGCTTCTGTTGCGACAGCCCGCGATGAAAACCAAGGATGGAAAGATCGATTGCGAGAAGCTCGTTCAGACCTTCAACAAGAACGCCCGCGTGTTTGACGCCAACTTTCGCGTCCAATTGGCCGTGGTCAATTTCAATCTGTACATCGTCTTCGAGTTGAAACCGACAGGAGGCGAATCCCCCAAGCAGGCAACAGCCGCCAGTTCCAATCTCCGCCGCGGTCTCAAATCTTTACAGACCAAGCATGGTGACAAGTTCTATATCCGCTTTCTCGTGTGGAACGACAGCTTCGATGCCTATGTGGCTGCTCGGAGTGTGTGCGACGAAATGGGAGTCCTCGCGGGCTGGGAACCCTATACGGTCGACTACACCTGGAGAGAGAGCCTGGGAATGACAGTTCCCTGCGAAGGTCAGCCCCCTCCGCCTAAGCCCGATCCGAATGCACCTGCGAAACCGGCATTGCCCATGGGGCCGACCGATACGGTCGATTAG
- a CDS encoding MotA/TolQ/ExbB proton channel family protein, producing MSLTAGSFLHFESQADTTSAMYFNFACPHCSKSLRVKEELAGRNARCPYCKHQVKVPQPAPVEPDPLAPLDLASLDLNTLGGSPAPATTNPIRVAATSAVPSLGTPAAAAPTPPVVAGSKKTAKAKTKETTHASNDDGTNVSLIWTAAIGLLFTVTFYAILAPLPQMYFRDLFFDRGWVTVAEAFLMFWAVAILIFKSRKLYRQRESMLFDLLPESIGKEISRQNVHAFGENVRSLPVDTGASFLARRVLRGLEHYSVRGSSSEVSTMLSSQAELDNNAVSSSYSLLNVFIWAIPILGFIGTVQGLGDAVGNLSGSLEAASDVESIKKSLGAITGGLGVAFDTTLVALIMSLLLKFPASSLQKAEEDLLNWVEDYCNENLLKRLIDEDAGAPVTSSDATLQKAINAALVPHQAELRAWTARLREIGKELTAEISQGWTHMQEGVQLQHSERLGEINTAVLSLSELTTQIAAVTQNLSQAQQDQANWATRAAEQQTAAVTSGQQQVTAVVQQSTQMLEEQMGLLEQAVLNLNDTLSQLNGKQVVIQVQHPAKKGWFSRR from the coding sequence ATGAGCTTGACGGCTGGCAGTTTTCTTCATTTCGAGTCGCAGGCCGACACTACGAGTGCCATGTATTTCAACTTCGCTTGTCCCCACTGCAGCAAAAGCCTCCGCGTGAAAGAAGAGCTTGCCGGACGGAACGCTCGTTGTCCGTACTGCAAGCACCAGGTAAAGGTGCCGCAGCCTGCACCCGTCGAGCCAGATCCCCTGGCTCCTCTCGATCTGGCATCGCTCGATTTGAACACCTTGGGGGGCAGCCCTGCGCCAGCTACTACCAATCCAATTCGCGTCGCAGCCACTTCCGCTGTCCCTTCCCTCGGCACTCCGGCGGCGGCTGCACCCACGCCTCCTGTTGTCGCAGGGAGCAAGAAAACAGCGAAGGCAAAGACGAAAGAGACAACGCACGCCAGCAACGATGACGGCACGAATGTCAGCCTGATTTGGACGGCCGCCATTGGCCTGCTGTTCACGGTGACGTTCTACGCGATTCTGGCCCCGCTGCCGCAAATGTATTTTCGCGATCTGTTTTTCGATCGCGGTTGGGTCACCGTCGCCGAAGCTTTCCTGATGTTCTGGGCCGTCGCAATCTTGATCTTCAAGTCGCGCAAGCTCTACAGACAGCGAGAGTCGATGCTCTTCGACTTGCTGCCCGAAAGTATCGGTAAAGAAATCTCGCGGCAGAACGTCCACGCTTTTGGCGAGAACGTGCGTAGCTTGCCGGTTGATACCGGTGCCAGTTTTTTGGCGCGTCGCGTGTTGCGCGGTTTAGAGCACTACAGCGTACGAGGGAGTTCGTCGGAAGTTTCGACAATGCTTTCGTCGCAAGCGGAACTCGATAACAACGCGGTCAGCTCGAGTTATTCGCTACTGAATGTGTTCATCTGGGCAATTCCCATTCTGGGCTTCATTGGTACCGTCCAAGGGTTGGGCGATGCGGTGGGTAATCTCTCCGGCAGCTTAGAGGCAGCCTCCGACGTAGAGAGCATCAAGAAGTCACTCGGTGCGATTACGGGTGGTCTTGGTGTGGCGTTCGATACGACGCTCGTCGCGTTGATCATGAGCCTGCTGCTCAAGTTTCCAGCCAGTTCCTTGCAGAAGGCCGAAGAAGACTTGCTGAACTGGGTGGAAGACTACTGCAACGAAAATCTCTTGAAGCGACTGATCGATGAAGATGCCGGCGCGCCCGTGACATCGAGCGATGCGACGTTACAAAAGGCAATCAATGCCGCGCTAGTGCCGCATCAGGCAGAACTGCGGGCGTGGACGGCGCGCCTGCGAGAAATCGGTAAAGAACTGACGGCGGAGATTTCTCAGGGTTGGACTCACATGCAGGAAGGGGTGCAATTGCAGCATTCCGAACGCTTGGGAGAGATCAACACGGCGGTCCTCTCGCTGAGTGAACTGACCACGCAAATCGCAGCAGTTACGCAGAACCTCAGCCAGGCCCAGCAAGATCAGGCAAACTGGGCCACCCGTGCGGCCGAACAACAGACAGCGGCAGTGACCAGCGGTCAACAGCAAGTCACGGCCGTCGTCCAACAATCGACACAGATGCTGGAAGAGCAGATGGGACTTCTGGAGCAGGCCGTCCTCAACTTGAACGACACGTTGAGTCAACTTAACGGCAAGCAAGTCGTGATTCAGGTGCAGCATCCAGCCAAGAAGGGGTGGTTTAGCCGACGGTGA
- a CDS encoding DNA translocase FtsK: MLEQRNLRLDLTALGLVAVIIFLTCALVTYHPNDPVGPLPPPLSLLIQPDSLAIPANEVTQNACGFWGSLAANLLFTTFGYGAYYLVATLALIDFHLLRRRQIDRPLLRGIGWILSLAGATTIIAVTLQNTSPGPVIGAGGYVGALGKAMVEAHFAAAGGLILMSSITIGGLILCTDDTVMHVARGVADLANSSQRVFGGAHATAEAAAAAKAGKRTRSDLDANSVPDDAASPLKLKGKNKLVLNKEEAAKSPVSVAAPVDDEEEEAPALPIKAPGKTASTAAVAPVASPAAATSNAAQPDSIFKVRNPLEKRKELSEREKLNIDETNPLGEEEYQLPSIELLQHGKDIDYDKQATEVRRKAKILEKTFADFGFNVKVVEIETGPVIAQYEVELEAGLRLSKITNLADDLAIALRVPSVRIVAPIPGKNTVGIEVPNEDRQVVCLREVIEESQSNSKVKKMPIPLYLGKDVSGNAMVADLAALPHLLIAGRTGTGKSVCLNTIITSILMTRGPDEVRMLMIDPKMVELSGYGRLPHLMHPVVTDMRKAEAILAWAVDKMEERYTLLARAGVRHLSGYNQLGEEELMDRLQPENDEERQSIPLQLPYIVIVADELADLMMTSGKEVETHIIRLAQKSRAVGIHLILATQKPTVDVITGLIKSNLPARIAFQVASRTDSRVILDEMGADKLLGMGDMLFLWPGTSTLLRGQGTWVSDDEINSVVAHCSKRGKQNFVHELVNIKIKDEEGAEPAKPGALKKRDELYESAVDLVVREQRGSVSLLQRALGIGYGRAARLIDFMAEDGIVGQYNGSQAREILMTVADWERMQGASEDEEPAKPASRKGAKADGTPGKRNKVTPAPYVSEAPPEMPTAKKSRTVTLVHEEKEELDDEPDEELADDDTDAFAEAEESEDEDIEGYGEEDEGADDDAEEMGDEEEDEDGHHFRAESA, translated from the coding sequence ATGCTTGAGCAACGCAATCTCCGACTAGATCTCACCGCGCTCGGTTTGGTGGCGGTGATCATTTTCTTGACGTGCGCGCTCGTTACATATCATCCGAACGATCCCGTTGGTCCCTTGCCGCCGCCCCTAAGCCTGCTGATACAGCCCGACTCGCTGGCAATTCCCGCCAACGAAGTGACTCAGAACGCCTGTGGATTCTGGGGCAGCCTGGCCGCCAACCTTCTCTTCACCACCTTTGGTTACGGCGCGTATTACCTGGTGGCGACGCTGGCCCTGATCGATTTCCACCTGCTACGGCGTCGACAAATTGACCGGCCGCTGCTGCGCGGCATCGGGTGGATCCTCTCGCTGGCCGGTGCAACGACGATCATCGCGGTCACACTGCAAAACACTTCGCCTGGGCCGGTGATCGGCGCGGGTGGCTACGTCGGCGCCCTCGGCAAAGCCATGGTCGAGGCCCATTTTGCGGCAGCGGGCGGCCTGATCCTGATGAGCAGCATTACGATTGGCGGTCTCATTCTGTGTACCGACGATACGGTGATGCACGTCGCTCGCGGCGTTGCCGATCTGGCGAACAGCAGCCAGCGAGTCTTCGGCGGAGCCCACGCAACGGCCGAAGCTGCCGCTGCTGCCAAGGCCGGCAAGCGAACCCGTAGCGATCTCGACGCCAATAGTGTTCCCGACGATGCTGCCTCGCCGCTCAAGCTCAAGGGCAAAAACAAGCTGGTGCTCAACAAGGAAGAAGCAGCGAAATCGCCTGTTAGCGTTGCTGCTCCAGTCGATGACGAAGAGGAAGAGGCCCCCGCGCTGCCGATCAAAGCTCCGGGCAAGACCGCGTCCACTGCCGCCGTCGCTCCTGTAGCTTCGCCAGCAGCTGCCACCAGCAACGCCGCTCAGCCCGATAGCATCTTTAAAGTTCGCAATCCTCTCGAAAAGCGCAAGGAGTTGAGCGAGCGCGAGAAGCTGAATATCGACGAGACCAATCCGCTCGGCGAAGAAGAGTACCAACTGCCAAGCATCGAACTGCTGCAGCACGGTAAAGATATCGATTATGACAAGCAAGCCACCGAGGTCCGCCGCAAGGCCAAGATCCTGGAGAAGACGTTTGCTGATTTTGGCTTCAACGTGAAGGTCGTCGAAATCGAAACCGGCCCCGTCATCGCTCAATACGAAGTGGAGCTTGAGGCCGGGTTGCGGCTTTCAAAGATTACCAACCTGGCCGATGACCTGGCGATTGCCCTGCGCGTACCGAGCGTCCGCATCGTCGCCCCAATTCCCGGCAAGAACACGGTTGGAATCGAAGTTCCCAACGAAGATCGGCAAGTGGTTTGCCTGCGCGAAGTGATCGAAGAGTCGCAGTCAAACTCCAAAGTCAAGAAAATGCCGATTCCGCTCTACTTGGGCAAAGACGTGAGTGGCAACGCGATGGTTGCCGACCTGGCTGCCTTGCCTCACTTGCTCATCGCGGGTCGCACCGGTACCGGTAAGTCGGTCTGCTTGAATACAATCATCACCTCGATCCTGATGACCCGCGGTCCCGATGAGGTGCGGATGCTGATGATCGACCCCAAAATGGTCGAACTCAGCGGTTATGGCCGGCTGCCGCATTTGATGCATCCGGTGGTGACCGACATGCGCAAAGCCGAAGCGATTCTTGCCTGGGCCGTCGACAAGATGGAAGAGCGCTACACGCTGTTGGCCCGCGCAGGCGTCCGACATCTGTCTGGTTACAACCAGCTCGGCGAAGAAGAGTTGATGGACCGGTTGCAGCCAGAGAACGATGAAGAGCGTCAAAGCATTCCGCTGCAGTTGCCGTACATCGTGATTGTCGCGGACGAGCTCGCCGACCTGATGATGACCTCAGGCAAGGAAGTGGAAACGCACATTATCCGCTTGGCGCAAAAGTCCCGCGCGGTCGGTATCCACCTGATCCTCGCCACGCAAAAACCGACGGTCGACGTGATCACGGGTTTGATCAAGTCGAACTTGCCCGCTCGTATCGCGTTCCAGGTTGCCAGCCGTACGGACAGCCGCGTGATTCTCGACGAAATGGGCGCCGACAAGCTGCTCGGCATGGGTGACATGTTGTTCCTCTGGCCGGGCACGAGCACGCTCTTGCGTGGCCAGGGAACTTGGGTTTCGGATGATGAAATCAACTCTGTTGTCGCGCATTGCAGCAAGCGCGGTAAGCAGAACTTCGTTCACGAGCTGGTCAACATCAAGATTAAGGATGAGGAAGGGGCAGAACCTGCCAAGCCTGGCGCGCTGAAAAAGCGTGATGAGCTGTACGAATCGGCCGTCGATCTCGTGGTGCGTGAACAGCGCGGCAGTGTCTCGCTGTTGCAACGAGCCTTGGGCATTGGCTACGGCCGAGCAGCCCGGCTGATCGACTTCATGGCCGAGGACGGCATTGTTGGTCAGTACAACGGCAGCCAGGCGCGCGAAATCTTGATGACCGTGGCAGATTGGGAACGAATGCAAGGTGCCAGCGAGGACGAGGAGCCAGCCAAGCCTGCCTCGCGTAAGGGTGCCAAAGCCGATGGCACACCTGGCAAGCGGAACAAGGTAACTCCGGCACCGTACGTATCGGAGGCTCCGCCCGAAATGCCCACGGCGAAGAAGTCACGCACAGTCACTCTGGTTCACGAAGAGAAAGAAGAACTGGACGACGAGCCTGACGAAGAACTCGCCGACGATGACACCGACGCCTTCGCCGAGGCGGAAGAGTCCGAGGACGAAGACATCGAAGGCTACGGTGAGGAAGACGAAGGGGCGGACGACGATGCAGAAGAGATGGGCGACGAGGAAGAAGACGAAGACGGCCATCACTTCCGGGCCGAAAGTGCGTAG
- a CDS encoding acyl-CoA thioesterase — protein MLTQHTIDIRVRYQETDGQGRVHHANYLKWFELGRVELLRASGHSYRELEAAGILLVVAEVHLEYFQGAEFDDLLQLTTTTERAKGARVEHRYEVHRDGKLICRGRTTVACIDRSGRVTRLPGWFLGKSVD, from the coding sequence ATGCTTACTCAACACACGATTGACATTCGCGTTCGCTACCAAGAGACCGACGGCCAAGGGCGGGTCCACCACGCCAACTATTTAAAGTGGTTCGAACTGGGCCGGGTCGAGTTGCTGCGGGCCTCTGGGCACAGCTATCGCGAACTAGAAGCGGCTGGAATCCTCCTGGTCGTTGCCGAAGTCCACCTGGAGTACTTTCAGGGGGCCGAGTTCGACGATTTGCTCCAGCTGACGACGACCACGGAGCGGGCCAAAGGGGCTCGGGTCGAGCATCGGTACGAAGTCCACCGCGACGGCAAATTAATCTGCCGCGGTCGCACCACCGTTGCCTGCATCGACCGCAGTGGCCGAGTCACCCGTCTTCCGGGGTGGTTTCTTGGAAAATCGGTGGATTAA
- a CDS encoding PstS family phosphate ABC transporter substrate-binding protein: MIRIYPLCLALTLGTAALLACGCNSSTPATGTGGTTAPVAEDPSLTQAKEKFADDKLTGEVKVDGSSTVFPVTEAVAEEFKEALPNVQVTVGISGTGGGFKKFGRGETDISNASRPILKAEAEAAAKEGIEFVELPVCYDALTVAVHPSCDWIKDDTITIDQLKMIWEPAAQGKILKWNQVDPSWPDAELKLFGPGADSGTFDYFTEVVTGKAKQSRGDFTGSEDDNTLVQGISGDKYALGYLPYAYFEPNSAKMKALKIKKGDADAVGPSAATVKDGSYALSRPLFVYVSLKSLERPEVAKFSEFYLDTVTALATEVKYVPFEPALYELVKDRLAKKLPGSMFGGEAETHQSLEEALKAAAK, translated from the coding sequence ATGATCCGCATTTACCCTCTCTGTTTGGCTTTAACTCTTGGCACTGCTGCCCTGCTGGCATGCGGTTGCAATAGTAGTACCCCCGCAACAGGTACGGGGGGAACCACAGCTCCGGTTGCAGAGGACCCCAGCCTCACACAGGCTAAGGAAAAATTCGCTGACGATAAGCTGACTGGGGAAGTCAAAGTCGATGGCTCCAGCACCGTTTTTCCCGTTACGGAAGCCGTGGCCGAAGAGTTCAAAGAAGCTCTACCCAATGTGCAGGTGACCGTTGGCATTTCTGGGACCGGTGGCGGCTTTAAGAAGTTTGGCCGAGGCGAAACCGACATCTCGAATGCCTCGCGTCCCATTCTTAAGGCCGAAGCCGAGGCGGCCGCCAAAGAAGGGATCGAGTTCGTCGAGCTTCCTGTTTGTTACGATGCCCTGACGGTGGCTGTTCATCCATCTTGCGATTGGATCAAGGACGATACGATCACCATCGATCAGTTAAAAATGATCTGGGAACCAGCCGCTCAAGGCAAAATCCTCAAGTGGAATCAAGTTGACCCCTCCTGGCCCGACGCTGAACTGAAACTGTTCGGCCCCGGAGCCGATTCGGGCACGTTCGACTACTTCACCGAAGTGGTGACTGGCAAAGCCAAGCAAAGCCGCGGTGACTTCACCGGCAGCGAAGACGACAACACCCTCGTGCAAGGGATTTCGGGTGACAAGTATGCCCTGGGCTATCTGCCTTATGCCTACTTCGAACCGAACAGTGCGAAGATGAAGGCACTCAAGATCAAGAAGGGTGACGCTGATGCAGTTGGCCCGAGTGCGGCAACTGTAAAGGACGGCTCCTACGCCTTGTCGCGTCCGCTGTTCGTTTACGTCAGCTTGAAATCGCTCGAGCGGCCCGAAGTTGCGAAGTTCAGCGAGTTCTATCTTGATACGGTTACCGCCCTGGCGACCGAAGTGAAGTACGTTCCCTTCGAGCCAGCACTCTACGAGTTGGTGAAAGACCGACTGGCGAAGAAGCTGCCGGGCTCGATGTTCGGCGGCGAAGCCGAAACGCACCAATCGCTGGAAGAAGCCCTGAAGGCCGCGGCCAAGTAA
- the pstC gene encoding phosphate ABC transporter permease subunit PstC — MSNPAPAKIKRLRKRTAASTRQRMWRDVREKGIEGVLFMAAALSVLVTLGIVFVLLFESAQFFRHVSLVEFLTERNWTPSYANPKFGIMPLVCGTLLTTGVALAVALPIGTVVAIYLSEFAPFTVREVLKPLLELLSAVPTVVYGYFAIGFVAPMLQQIIPDLPTFSVLSAGLVMGVMIIPYVSSLSEDAMRSVPMLLREGSYALGANKIRTALGVVFPSALSGIGAAYILGISRAVGETMIVAIAAGMQPKVTINPLEPAATLTAFIVQVSLGDAAHGSIEYQSIFAAGLMLFLMTLAFNILGYVLRRRYHQAY; from the coding sequence TTGAGCAATCCCGCACCCGCCAAGATCAAACGACTGCGAAAGCGAACCGCTGCCAGTACGCGGCAGCGGATGTGGCGTGACGTGCGCGAAAAAGGGATTGAAGGCGTGCTGTTTATGGCGGCCGCCCTGTCCGTGCTCGTCACCTTGGGCATTGTCTTTGTGTTGCTGTTTGAATCAGCGCAGTTTTTCCGGCACGTTTCACTGGTCGAATTCCTGACCGAAAGAAACTGGACACCCTCTTACGCCAACCCCAAGTTCGGCATTATGCCGCTGGTTTGCGGCACGCTCCTGACAACCGGCGTCGCACTGGCGGTGGCACTGCCGATTGGGACTGTGGTTGCCATCTATCTAAGCGAGTTTGCGCCCTTTACCGTGCGCGAAGTCCTCAAGCCCTTGCTCGAACTCCTAAGTGCTGTCCCCACCGTGGTCTACGGTTACTTCGCCATCGGCTTCGTTGCGCCGATGCTGCAGCAGATCATTCCAGACCTCCCCACCTTCAGCGTGCTCAGTGCTGGCCTCGTCATGGGCGTCATGATCATTCCCTATGTCAGTTCGCTCAGCGAAGACGCTATGCGCTCCGTGCCGATGCTGCTGCGCGAAGGCTCGTACGCACTCGGTGCCAACAAAATCCGGACTGCACTCGGCGTGGTTTTTCCCAGCGCACTCTCGGGGATTGGGGCCGCGTATATCCTGGGAATCTCGCGAGCTGTGGGCGAAACCATGATTGTGGCGATCGCCGCAGGCATGCAGCCCAAAGTTACGATTAATCCCCTGGAACCGGCCGCGACCTTGACCGCGTTTATTGTGCAGGTGAGTCTCGGCGATGCGGCCCACGGCAGCATCGAGTATCAGTCGATTTTTGCCGCCGGCCTCATGCTCTTCTTGATGACATTGGCGTTTAACATCCTGGGTTATGTGTTGCGGCGCCGTTATCACCAGGCTTATTAA